In the genome of Streptomyces fagopyri, the window GGGTGGCGCGGCAGATGTCCACCACATAGCCGGTGATCTCGGGGGAGACCGTGGTCTTGGCGACGGCGGCGCGCGCGGCCTCCAGGTCGGCCGGGCCCGCCACCGGGCGTACGCCGGCGGCGCGCAGGTCGCGCGGGTTGAATCCCTCGGCGTGCCGGGTGAGGACGTGGATCTCGTCCTCGCGGGAGGGGAGAGGGATCGTCAGCTTGAGGAGGAAGCGGTCCAGTTGGGCTTCCGGCAGGGGATACGTTCCCTCGTACTCGACCGGGTTCTGGGTGGCGGCGACGAGGAAGGGCTCGGGGAGCAGTCGGGGTGTGCCGTCGACCGTGACCTGGCGTTCCTCCATCGCTTCGAGGAGGGACGACTGCGTCTTCGGCGGGGTGCGGTTGATCTCGTCGGCCAGCAGCAGGTTGGTGAAGACCGGGCCGGGCTGGAAGGAGAACTCGGCGGTGCGGGCGTCGTAGACGAGTGAGCCGGTGATGTCGCTCGGCATCAGGTCGGGGGTGAACTGGACGCGCTTGGTGTCGAGTTCCAGGGCCGAGGCGAGGGCGCGGACGAGCAGCGTCTTGGCGACCCCGGGGACTCCTTCGAGCAGGACGTGTCCGCGGCACAGGAGGGCGACGACGAGGCCGGTCACGGCGGGGTCCTGGCCGACCACGGCTTTGGCGATCTCGGCGCGCAGGGCTTCCAGGGAGGAGCGGGCGGCGCCCGGATCCCCGGTGTACCCGGCGTTGTCAGTGGTCGGGGCCATCATGAACGGCGTACCTCACTTTCGAGGGCGTCTAGTCGGTCGGCGAGGGAGACGAGGGCCGCGTCGTCGCGGGGCGGCGGGCCGAAGAGCAGGGGGTGCAGGGAGGACTGTCCGTCGCCGTGGAGCTGGGCGGACAGGGCGGGGAGCAGGGCCTCGGGCGCGTGCGCCTGGGCGGGGGAGACACCGACGAGGGGGGCGAGGCGGGTGCGGGTGGCGGAGCGCAGGGCGCCGGCGGCGCGGTCGCGGGCGTTGGCCTTGCGGTAGAGGCGGGCACGGCCTTCGACGGTCTCGGAGGCGCGGATCGCGACGGGCAGGCGTTCGGGTACGAGGGGTCCGAGCCGGCGTGCCCGCCAGAAGGCGGCCAGGCCTGCCGCGATGAAGAGCTGCAGGGTGCCCCAGAGCCAGCCCGAGGGCAGCAGGTCGAGGAAGCTCTTGCCGCCCGCGTCGGTCGCCGAGGTGTCGGAGAGGGAGGGGAGGTACCAGACCAGGTGCGGGCGGGAACCGAGCAGTTGGAGGGTGAGCGAGGCGTTGCCCTGCTTGTCGAGTCGGTTGTTGTAGAGGATGTCGGGGGCGCCGACGACGACGGTGTCGCCTTTCCCGGAAGGTGCCGGGAGGCGCAGCAG includes:
- a CDS encoding AAA family ATPase, coding for MAPTTDNAGYTGDPGAARSSLEALRAEIAKAVVGQDPAVTGLVVALLCRGHVLLEGVPGVAKTLLVRALASALELDTKRVQFTPDLMPSDITGSLVYDARTAEFSFQPGPVFTNLLLADEINRTPPKTQSSLLEAMEERQVTVDGTPRLLPEPFLVAATQNPVEYEGTYPLPEAQLDRFLLKLTIPLPSREDEIHVLTRHAEGFNPRDLRAAGVRPVAGPADLEAARAAVAKTTVSPEITGYVVDICRATRESPSLTLGVSPRGATALLATARAWAWLTGRDYVIPDDVKALALPTLRHRIQLRPEAEMEGVTTDSVINAILAHVPVPR
- a CDS encoding DUF4350 domain-containing protein; translation: MTEAAPASTSASPTARQVWTRARGITLGVVILLAAAVAIAAIRSGAEHGRLDPRSADPYGSRATAELLGDQGVSTRVVTTLDEARAAAGPDTTLLVAAPDLLTDGQQSGLHRATANSGGRTILIAAGAPSLGTLAPGVTADPAISFDSALSPDCDLPAARRAGTADTGGIRYTTTDLGADSCYRSDGLPTLLRLPAPSGKGDTVVVGAPDILYNNRLDKQGNASLTLQLLGSRPHLVWYLPSLSDTSATDAGGKSFLDLLPSGWLWGTLQLFIAAGLAAFWRARRLGPLVPERLPVAIRASETVEGRARLYRKANARDRAAGALRSATRTRLAPLVGVSPAQAHAPEALLPALSAQLHGDGQSSLHPLLFGPPPRDDAALVSLADRLDALESEVRRS